From one Streptomyces sp. ICC1 genomic stretch:
- a CDS encoding UDP-N-acetylmuramoyl-L-alanyl-D-glutamate--2,6-diaminopimelate ligase: MTTITPGPGNQTAAATEAGPSLRGRPAGPGTLTAVPHADQPRTTQNDAPAAPPGAPRPLSVHPIPLGELADLLGVGAPGAHGPLTRITGITHDSRAVRPGDLYAALPGARMHGADFAAQAAALGAAAVLTDPAGAERAAATGLPVLAVADPRGRMGELAATIYGRPGEALLRIGITGTSGKTTTAYLVEGGLRGVGRTTGLIGTVETRIGDERIKSERTTPEATDLQALFAVMRERGVEAVAMEVSSHALVLGRVDGCVFDVAVFNNLSPEHMEFHSDMEDYFQAKAQLFTERRARLGVVNVDDAYGRRLAKESPIPVVTFSAAGDPAADWRAEDVVSGHMDSTLTLVGPQGERVRATAPLPGPFNVANTVAAIVTLAAAGLDPQSAADGVAAVPGVPGRLERVDAGQPYLAVVDYAHKTDAVESVLRALREVTTGKLHIVLGCGGDRDTTKRAPMGAAAARYADTAVLTSDNPRSEDPLTILAAMLRGAVSVPPAERGAVLVDPDRAAAIAAAVARAEAGDTVLVAGKGHEQGQDIAGVVRPFDDRAVLRAAIETQARQSPRQAEVNQ, translated from the coding sequence GTGACAACGATCACTCCCGGACCCGGGAACCAGACGGCGGCCGCCACCGAGGCCGGGCCCTCGCTTCGCGGGCGGCCCGCCGGGCCCGGTACGCTCACCGCCGTGCCCCACGCTGATCAGCCCAGAACCACCCAGAACGACGCCCCGGCAGCGCCGCCGGGAGCGCCACGCCCCCTGTCCGTCCACCCGATCCCCCTCGGCGAGCTGGCGGACCTGCTGGGAGTCGGAGCCCCTGGCGCCCACGGTCCTCTGACGCGGATCACCGGCATCACGCACGACTCCCGTGCCGTGCGCCCCGGAGACCTGTACGCGGCCCTGCCGGGCGCCCGGATGCACGGCGCGGACTTCGCCGCGCAGGCGGCCGCCCTGGGCGCCGCGGCGGTGCTGACCGACCCGGCCGGCGCCGAGCGCGCCGCGGCCACCGGGCTCCCGGTCCTCGCCGTCGCCGACCCGCGCGGCCGGATGGGCGAGCTGGCCGCCACGATCTACGGGCGGCCGGGCGAGGCCCTGCTCCGGATCGGCATCACCGGCACCTCCGGCAAGACCACCACGGCGTACCTCGTCGAAGGCGGCCTGCGCGGGGTCGGACGTACGACGGGGCTCATCGGCACCGTCGAGACGCGCATCGGGGACGAGCGCATCAAGTCCGAGCGCACCACCCCCGAGGCCACCGACCTGCAGGCGCTCTTCGCGGTCATGCGCGAACGCGGCGTCGAGGCCGTCGCCATGGAGGTCTCCAGCCACGCCCTGGTGCTCGGCCGGGTCGACGGATGCGTCTTCGACGTCGCCGTCTTCAACAACCTGAGCCCGGAGCACATGGAGTTCCACTCGGACATGGAGGACTACTTCCAGGCCAAGGCGCAGCTCTTCACCGAGCGCCGCGCCCGCCTCGGCGTGGTCAACGTGGACGACGCGTACGGCCGGCGCCTCGCCAAGGAGTCGCCGATCCCGGTCGTCACCTTCTCCGCCGCCGGCGACCCGGCCGCCGACTGGCGCGCCGAGGACGTCGTATCGGGCCACATGGACTCCACGCTGACCCTGGTGGGTCCGCAGGGCGAGCGGGTACGGGCCACCGCCCCGCTGCCCGGCCCGTTCAACGTGGCCAACACCGTCGCCGCGATCGTCACCCTCGCCGCCGCCGGCCTCGACCCGCAGAGCGCCGCCGACGGCGTCGCCGCGGTCCCCGGAGTCCCCGGCCGCCTGGAGCGGGTCGACGCGGGGCAGCCGTACCTGGCCGTCGTCGACTACGCGCACAAGACGGACGCCGTCGAATCGGTCCTGCGGGCCCTGCGCGAGGTCACCACCGGCAAGCTGCACATCGTGCTCGGCTGCGGCGGCGACCGCGACACGACCAAGCGGGCCCCGATGGGCGCCGCGGCCGCCCGGTACGCCGACACCGCCGTACTGACCTCCGACAACCCGCGCTCCGAGGACCCCCTCACGATCCTCGCCGCGATGCTCCGGGGCGCCGTGTCCGTGCCCCCCGCCGAGCGGGGCGCCGTCCTCGTCGACCCCGACCGGGCGGCGGCCATCGCCGCCGCCGTCGCGCGCGCCGAGGCCGGCGACACCGTGCTGGTGGCCGGCAAGGGCCACGAGCAGGGCCAGGACATCGCGGGCGTCGTACGCCCCTTCGACGACCGTGCGGTCCTGCGCGCGGCCATCGAGACCCAAGCGCGTCAAAGTCCCCGACAGGCCGAGGTGAACCAGTAG
- the mraY gene encoding phospho-N-acetylmuramoyl-pentapeptide-transferase: MRQILFSGVIGLFLTLIGTPLLIKGLARKGYGQFIRDDGPRGHAGKKGTPTMGGISFILATLIAYALTKVITGSQPTFSGLLVLMLMAGMGVVGFLDDYIKIVKQRSLGLRAKAKMAGQLIVGIAFAVLALQFKDARGLAPASTKLSFVTDFGWSIGPVLFVVWALFMILAMSNGVNLTDGLDGLATGAAVMVFGAYTFIGVWQYQESCANAQTLTNPAACFEVRDPLDLAVVASALMGACFGFLWWNTSPAKIFMGDTGSLALGGALAGLAICSRTEFLMALLGGLFVLITMSVVIQVGSFKMTGKRVFRMAPLQHHFELKGWSEVLVVVRFWIIQGMCVIVGLGLFYAGWAADK; the protein is encoded by the coding sequence ATGAGGCAGATCCTGTTCTCCGGAGTCATCGGACTCTTCCTCACGCTCATCGGCACCCCGCTGCTGATCAAGGGTCTGGCCCGCAAGGGCTACGGCCAGTTCATCCGCGACGACGGTCCGCGCGGCCACGCCGGGAAGAAGGGCACGCCCACCATGGGCGGCATCTCCTTCATCCTGGCCACGCTGATCGCGTACGCCCTCACCAAGGTGATCACCGGAAGCCAGCCCACCTTCTCGGGCCTGCTGGTCCTCATGCTGATGGCGGGCATGGGAGTGGTCGGCTTCCTCGACGACTACATCAAGATCGTCAAGCAGCGTTCGCTCGGTCTGCGGGCCAAGGCCAAGATGGCCGGCCAGCTGATCGTCGGCATCGCCTTCGCGGTGCTCGCGCTGCAGTTCAAGGACGCGCGCGGGCTCGCCCCGGCCTCCACCAAGCTGTCGTTCGTCACGGACTTCGGCTGGTCGATCGGCCCGGTGCTGTTCGTCGTCTGGGCGCTGTTCATGATCCTGGCGATGTCCAACGGCGTGAACCTGACCGACGGTCTGGACGGCCTGGCCACCGGCGCCGCCGTGATGGTCTTCGGCGCCTACACCTTCATCGGCGTCTGGCAGTACCAGGAGTCCTGCGCCAACGCGCAGACCCTGACCAACCCGGCCGCCTGTTTCGAGGTACGGGACCCACTGGACCTCGCGGTCGTCGCCTCCGCCCTGATGGGCGCCTGCTTCGGCTTCCTGTGGTGGAACACCTCGCCCGCCAAGATCTTCATGGGCGACACCGGTTCGCTGGCCCTCGGCGGAGCGCTCGCCGGCCTGGCGATCTGCTCCCGCACGGAGTTCCTGATGGCGCTCCTCGGCGGCCTCTTCGTCCTGATCACCATGTCGGTCGTCATCCAGGTCGGCTCCTTCAAGATGACCGGCAAGCGCGTCTTCCGGATGGCGCCACTGCAGCACCACTTCGAACTGAAGGGGTGGTCCGAAGTCCTTGTCGTGGTCAGGTTCTGGATCATCCAGGGCATGTGCGTGATCGTGGGCCTCGGACTCTTCTACGCGGGATGGGCAGCCGACAAGTGA
- the murF gene encoding UDP-N-acetylmuramoyl-tripeptide--D-alanyl-D-alanine ligase, with translation MIALSLAEIADITGGRPHDIPDPSVRITGPVVIDSRQVEPGSLFAAFAGEQVDGHDYAERAVAAGAAAVLAARPVGVPAIVVPDVEKALGALARAVVERLGTDVVALTGSAGKTSTKDLIAQVLQTHAPTVWTPGSLNNEIGLPLTALKAAEDTRHLVLEMGARGIGHIDYLTGLTPPRIGLVLNVGTAHIGEFGGREQIAQAKGELVEALPAAADGGIAVLNADDPLVRPMSARTKARTVLFGEAEDADVRATEVRMTPAGQPSFTLHTPTGCGEVTLRLYGEHHVSNALAAAAVAHVLGMSVEEIATALSGAGTLSRWRMEVTERADGVTIVNDAYNANPESMRAALRALAAMGGSARANGGRTWAVLGPMAELGDASLAEHDAVGRLAVRLNVSKLVAVGGREASWLQLGAYNEGSWGEESVLVSDAQAAVDLLRSELRPGDVVLVKASRSIGLERVALALLEREGEVAGR, from the coding sequence GTGATCGCCCTTTCCCTCGCCGAGATCGCCGACATCACCGGCGGGCGGCCCCACGACATACCGGATCCGTCCGTCCGCATCACCGGGCCGGTCGTCATCGACTCCCGCCAGGTGGAGCCCGGCAGCCTGTTCGCCGCGTTCGCCGGCGAGCAGGTCGACGGCCACGACTACGCCGAGCGCGCGGTCGCCGCCGGCGCCGCGGCCGTGCTCGCGGCCCGCCCCGTCGGCGTCCCGGCGATCGTCGTCCCCGACGTCGAGAAGGCGCTCGGCGCCCTCGCCCGGGCCGTCGTCGAACGCCTGGGCACCGACGTGGTGGCCCTGACCGGCTCCGCCGGGAAGACGTCCACCAAGGACCTCATCGCCCAGGTGCTCCAGACCCACGCGCCCACGGTGTGGACGCCCGGCTCCCTCAACAACGAGATCGGCCTGCCGCTCACCGCGCTCAAGGCCGCCGAGGACACCCGGCACCTGGTGCTGGAGATGGGTGCCCGCGGGATCGGCCACATCGACTACCTCACCGGCCTGACGCCCCCGCGCATCGGCCTCGTCCTGAACGTCGGCACCGCCCACATCGGCGAGTTCGGCGGCCGGGAACAGATCGCCCAGGCCAAGGGCGAGCTGGTGGAAGCCCTGCCGGCGGCGGCCGACGGCGGGATCGCCGTGCTGAACGCCGACGACCCCCTGGTCCGCCCGATGTCCGCGCGCACCAAGGCCCGCACGGTCCTGTTCGGGGAGGCCGAGGACGCCGACGTACGGGCCACCGAGGTGCGGATGACACCGGCGGGACAGCCCTCCTTCACACTCCACACACCCACCGGGTGCGGCGAAGTGACCTTGCGGCTGTACGGTGAGCACCACGTGTCGAACGCGCTCGCCGCGGCCGCCGTCGCCCACGTACTGGGCATGTCCGTCGAAGAGATCGCCACCGCGCTCTCCGGGGCGGGCACCCTGTCCCGGTGGCGGATGGAGGTCACCGAGCGGGCGGACGGCGTGACGATCGTCAACGACGCCTACAACGCGAATCCCGAGTCCATGCGGGCCGCCCTGCGCGCGCTTGCCGCGATGGGCGGCAGCGCCAGGGCCAACGGGGGACGTACGTGGGCGGTGCTCGGCCCCATGGCCGAGTTGGGTGACGCGTCGCTGGCCGAGCACGACGCGGTGGGACGGCTTGCCGTCCGGCTCAACGTGAGCAAGCTCGTAGCAGTCGGGGGCAGGGAAGCGTCCTGGCTGCAACTGGGCGCATATAACGAGGGTTCGTGGGGTGAGGAGTCGGTGCTCGTGTCCGACGCGCAGGCGGCGGTCGACCTGTTGCGCAGTGAACTGCGCCCGGGAGACGTCGTGCTGGTGAAGGCTTCCAGGTCCATTGGTCTGGAGCGGGTCGCGCTGGCGTTGCTGGAGCGCGAGGGCGAGGTCGCCGGCCGATGA
- the murG gene encoding undecaprenyldiphospho-muramoylpentapeptide beta-N-acetylglucosaminyltransferase, whose protein sequence is MHVVLAGGGTAGHIEPALALADALRRQDPSVGITALGTERGLETRLVPERGYELGLIPAVPLPRRPTPELITVPGRLRGTIKAAEEILIRTKADCVVGFGGYVALPGYLAAKRLGVPIIVHEANARPGLANKIGSRYAHAVAVSTPDSKLRGARYVGIPLRRTISTLDRAAVRPEARAAFGLDPNLPTLLVSGGSQGARRLNEVIEQVAPTLQRSGIQILHAVGPKNELPRVDNMPGMPPYVPVPYVDRMDLAYAAADMMLCRAGAMTVAELSAVGLPAAYVPLPIGNGEQRLNAQPVVKAGGGLLVDDAELTPEWVLGQIVPVLADPHRLYEMSRAAAEFGRRDADDLLVAMVYEAIAANRKH, encoded by the coding sequence GTGCATGTCGTACTAGCCGGTGGGGGGACCGCCGGACACATCGAGCCGGCGCTCGCCCTCGCGGACGCCCTGCGCAGGCAGGACCCTTCCGTGGGCATCACCGCCCTGGGCACGGAACGCGGACTCGAAACCCGCCTGGTGCCGGAGCGCGGCTACGAGCTGGGACTGATCCCGGCCGTCCCGCTGCCCCGTAGGCCCACGCCCGAGCTGATCACCGTCCCCGGACGGCTGCGCGGCACCATCAAGGCCGCGGAGGAGATCCTCATCCGCACCAAGGCCGACTGCGTCGTCGGCTTCGGCGGCTACGTGGCCCTGCCCGGCTACCTCGCGGCCAAGCGCCTCGGGGTGCCGATCATCGTCCACGAGGCCAACGCGCGGCCCGGACTGGCCAACAAGATCGGCTCCCGGTACGCGCACGCCGTCGCGGTCTCCACCCCCGACAGCAAGCTGCGCGGCGCCCGCTACGTGGGCATCCCGCTGCGCCGCACCATCTCCACCCTGGACCGGGCCGCGGTCCGCCCGGAGGCGCGCGCCGCCTTCGGCCTGGACCCCAACCTGCCGACGCTGCTGGTCTCCGGCGGCTCGCAGGGCGCCCGCCGCCTGAACGAGGTGATCGAGCAGGTCGCGCCGACCCTCCAGCGCTCCGGGATCCAGATCCTGCACGCGGTCGGGCCGAAGAACGAACTGCCGCGTGTCGACAACATGCCCGGGATGCCGCCCTACGTGCCGGTACCGTACGTGGACCGGATGGACCTCGCGTACGCCGCCGCCGACATGATGCTGTGCCGCGCGGGGGCGATGACCGTCGCCGAACTCTCCGCCGTCGGGCTGCCCGCCGCCTACGTACCGCTGCCGATCGGCAACGGCGAACAGCGGCTCAACGCCCAGCCGGTGGTCAAGGCCGGCGGCGGCCTGCTCGTGGACGACGCGGAACTGACGCCCGAATGGGTGCTCGGCCAGATCGTCCCGGTCCTGGCCGACCCGCACCGGCTCTACGAGATGTCCCGAGCGGCCGCGGAGTTCGGCCGCCGGGACGCGGACGACCTGCTGGTCGCCATGGTGTACGAGGCGATCGCCGCCAACAGGAAGCACTGA
- the ftsW gene encoding putative lipid II flippase FtsW, translating into MPAKQMLPGRRPSADKPAKGARAPKADRTPGRPRPAARAGRSAAGGPLAGLRRTQRQLRRAWDRPLTAYYLIFGSSLLITVLGLVMVYSASMIKALQLGLGDAYFFKKQFLAALIGTGLLLIASRMPVKLHRALSYPVLAGTLFLMVLVQVPGIGVSVNGNQNWISLGGPFMLQPSEFGKLALILWGADLLARKGEKDLLSQWKHLLVPLVPVTFLLLGLIMLGGDMGTAMILGAVLFGLLWLAGAPTRMFAAVLAFAGVLVVLLIKTSPHRMDRLECIGATEPGKNDLCWQAVHGIYALASGGWFGSGLGASVEKWGQLPEAHTDFIFAITGEELGLAGTLSVLALFAALGYAGIRVAGRTEDPFVRFAAGGVTTWITAQAVINIGAVLGLLPIAGVPLPLFSYGGSALLPTMFAVGLLIAFAREEPAARAALAMRKPKNGRQRTGQRWKSMRRRVKKRPSGER; encoded by the coding sequence ATGCCGGCCAAGCAGATGCTGCCGGGGCGGCGGCCGTCAGCCGACAAGCCCGCCAAGGGCGCCAGAGCACCCAAGGCCGACCGGACACCGGGCCGGCCGCGCCCCGCCGCGCGCGCGGGACGGTCCGCCGCGGGCGGGCCGCTGGCCGGCCTGCGGCGTACGCAGCGGCAGTTGCGCAGGGCCTGGGACCGGCCGCTCACCGCGTACTACCTGATCTTCGGCAGCTCGCTGCTCATCACCGTGCTCGGCCTGGTGATGGTCTACTCGGCCTCGATGATCAAGGCCCTCCAGCTCGGCCTGGGCGACGCGTACTTCTTCAAGAAGCAGTTCCTCGCCGCCCTGATCGGCACCGGACTGCTGCTGATCGCCTCCCGGATGCCCGTCAAACTGCACCGGGCGCTGTCCTACCCCGTGCTCGCCGGCACCCTCTTCCTCATGGTCCTGGTCCAGGTCCCGGGGATAGGCGTATCGGTCAACGGCAACCAGAATTGGATCTCCCTTGGCGGTCCGTTCATGCTCCAGCCCAGTGAGTTCGGCAAACTCGCCCTCATCCTCTGGGGCGCCGACCTGCTCGCGCGCAAGGGCGAGAAGGACCTGCTGAGCCAGTGGAAGCACCTGCTGGTGCCGCTGGTCCCGGTCACCTTCCTGCTGCTCGGGCTCATCATGCTGGGCGGGGACATGGGCACCGCGATGATCCTCGGGGCCGTCCTGTTCGGCCTGTTGTGGCTGGCCGGGGCGCCCACGCGGATGTTCGCGGCGGTGCTGGCCTTCGCGGGCGTGCTCGTCGTGCTGCTCATCAAGACCAGCCCGCACCGCATGGACCGGCTCGAGTGCATCGGCGCGACCGAGCCGGGCAAGAACGACCTGTGCTGGCAGGCGGTCCACGGAATCTACGCCCTCGCCTCCGGCGGATGGTTCGGTTCCGGTCTGGGTGCCAGTGTGGAAAAATGGGGGCAACTGCCAGAGGCCCACACCGACTTCATCTTCGCCATCACCGGCGAGGAACTGGGTCTGGCGGGGACTCTGTCGGTGCTCGCCCTGTTCGCGGCCCTAGGCTATGCGGGTATCCGCGTGGCCGGACGCACGGAGGACCCCTTCGTACGGTTTGCCGCGGGAGGCGTGACCACCTGGATCACGGCGCAAGCCGTGATCAACATCGGTGCGGTGCTCGGTCTGCTGCCGATCGCCGGGGTCCCGCTCCCGCTGTTCTCCTACGGGGGGTCGGCCCTGCTGCCGACCATGTTCGCGGTCGGACTGCTCATCGCGTTCGCGCGTGAGGAACCGGCGGCACGCGCGGCACTCGCGATGCGCAAGCCGAAGAACGGCAGGCAGCGGACCGGGCAGAGATGGAAGTCGATGAGACGGCGCGTCAAGAAGCGTCCGTCCGGAGAGCGGTGA
- a CDS encoding FtsQ-type POTRA domain-containing protein, which translates to MRRGPALVAGLVLVLLLAAGLTWVFYGSSWLRVEKVTAGGTEVLTPEQVLSAAAVPVGAPMVSVDTDEIEARLRGRLPRIDSVDVVRAWPHGIGLKVTERKPVLLIKKDAEFVEVDATGVRFDTVAKAPGGVPVLELNAGQSPSGRRFDEERLLHEAVGVAGDLPEAVRKETVQVKVRSYDSVVLELSGGRSVVWGSGEQGEAKGRALTALLKASPKADRFDVSVPTAPAVSGS; encoded by the coding sequence CTGCGCCGGGGCCCCGCCCTGGTGGCCGGGCTCGTCCTGGTCCTGCTCCTGGCGGCCGGGCTCACCTGGGTGTTCTACGGGTCCTCCTGGCTCCGGGTCGAGAAGGTCACCGCGGGCGGCACCGAGGTCCTGACCCCGGAGCAGGTCCTGTCGGCGGCGGCCGTGCCCGTCGGGGCGCCCATGGTGTCCGTGGACACCGATGAGATCGAAGCCCGGCTCCGCGGCCGGCTGCCCCGTATCGATTCGGTCGACGTGGTGCGGGCCTGGCCGCACGGAATCGGGCTGAAGGTGACGGAACGCAAGCCCGTTCTGCTCATCAAAAAGGACGCCGAGTTCGTCGAAGTGGACGCAACCGGTGTGCGATTCGACACGGTTGCGAAAGCACCCGGTGGCGTTCCGGTCCTCGAATTGAACGCCGGACAGTCTCCGAGCGGCCGCCGCTTCGACGAGGAGCGGCTGCTGCACGAGGCCGTCGGCGTCGCCGGCGACCTCCCGGAAGCCGTCCGCAAGGAGACCGTGCAGGTCAAGGTCCGGTCCTACGACTCCGTGGTGTTGGAGCTGTCGGGGGGCCGGTCGGTGGTCTGGGGGAGCGGCGAACAGGGTGAGGCGAAGGGCCGAGCCCTGACGGCGCTCCTGAAGGCC
- the murD gene encoding UDP-N-acetylmuramoyl-L-alanine--D-glutamate ligase, translated as MGSRQVTSWHGKNITVAGLGVSGVSAARALAGLGAVVTVVDGGDGEGHRARAAELRAAGISVRLADAETLPEGTDLVVTSPGWKPGSPLFAAAAAAGVDVVGDVEIAWRLRGENAAPWLAITGTNGKTTTTQMLASILRAAGLKTAAVGNIGTPIIDVVTGEERYDVLAVELSSYQLHWAPSLRVHSAAVLNLAPDHLDWHGSMDAYAADKGRIYEGNSVACVYNADAADNKATENLVMEADVEEGCRAIGFTLGAPGPSMLGVVDGILVDRAFVENRQKNAQELAEVADVNPPAPHNIANALAAAALARAFGVTPRAVRDGLRAFRPDAHRVSHVAEVAGVTYIDDSKATNTHAAEASLAAFEPVVWIAGGLAKGATFDELVRKSAKRLRAVVLIGADRALIAEALARHAPQVPVVDLGQTDTGAMLAAVREAARLAETGDTVLLAPACASMDMFANYNERGDAFADAVRELAAEKA; from the coding sequence ATGGGCAGCCGACAAGTGACGTCCTGGCACGGCAAGAACATCACCGTCGCCGGTCTCGGCGTGAGCGGCGTCAGCGCCGCCCGCGCCCTGGCCGGCCTCGGCGCCGTCGTCACCGTGGTCGACGGCGGCGACGGCGAGGGCCACCGGGCCCGGGCCGCCGAACTCCGGGCGGCCGGGATCTCCGTACGCCTGGCGGACGCGGAGACCCTCCCCGAGGGCACCGACCTCGTGGTCACCTCGCCCGGCTGGAAGCCCGGCAGCCCGCTCTTCGCGGCTGCCGCGGCGGCCGGCGTGGACGTCGTCGGAGACGTGGAGATCGCCTGGCGGCTGCGCGGCGAGAACGCCGCGCCGTGGCTCGCGATCACCGGGACCAACGGCAAGACCACCACGACCCAGATGCTCGCGTCGATCCTGCGGGCCGCCGGCCTCAAGACCGCCGCCGTCGGCAACATCGGCACCCCGATCATCGACGTGGTCACCGGCGAGGAGAGGTACGACGTCCTCGCCGTCGAACTCTCCAGCTACCAACTGCACTGGGCGCCCTCGCTGCGCGTCCACTCCGCGGCCGTCCTGAACCTGGCCCCGGACCACCTCGACTGGCACGGCTCGATGGACGCCTACGCCGCCGACAAGGGCCGCATCTACGAGGGCAACTCGGTGGCCTGCGTCTACAACGCGGACGCCGCCGACAACAAGGCCACCGAGAACCTGGTCATGGAGGCCGACGTCGAAGAGGGCTGCCGCGCCATCGGCTTCACCCTCGGAGCCCCCGGCCCCTCCATGCTCGGCGTCGTCGACGGGATCCTCGTCGACCGAGCCTTCGTCGAGAACCGGCAGAAGAACGCCCAGGAGCTCGCCGAGGTCGCGGACGTCAACCCGCCGGCCCCCCACAACATCGCCAACGCCCTCGCGGCCGCGGCCCTGGCCCGCGCCTTCGGAGTGACCCCGCGCGCCGTCCGTGACGGACTGCGGGCCTTCCGGCCCGACGCGCACCGGGTCAGCCACGTGGCCGAGGTCGCCGGGGTCACCTACATCGACGACTCCAAGGCCACCAACACCCACGCCGCCGAAGCCTCCCTGGCCGCCTTCGAGCCGGTCGTCTGGATCGCCGGCGGCCTCGCCAAGGGCGCCACATTCGACGAGCTCGTGCGGAAGTCGGCGAAGCGGCTGCGCGCCGTCGTGCTGATCGGCGCCGACCGGGCGCTGATCGCCGAGGCGCTGGCGCGACACGCCCCGCAGGTCCCGGTCGTGGACCTCGGGCAGACCGACACTGGGGCGATGCTCGCGGCGGTCCGGGAAGCGGCCCGGCTCGCGGAAACCGGCGACACGGTACTGCTGGCACCGGCCTGCGCCTCGATGGACATGTTCGCGAACTACAACGAGCGTGGCGACGCGTTCGCCGACGCGGTGCGCGAACTGGCCGCCGAGAAGGCCTAG
- a CDS encoding penicillin-binding protein 2, producing DGYKETAIRLGAPKPRLRLVSVGLTLVMLAFVVRLLQVQAVDASAYSAKASENRFASYTLAAERGEITDRKGVALATSVDAYDITADPHMFTPQESKAPDAPEQAAALLAPIIGKDAKELTERLKTKNTRYVVLARRQTPQVWNQIKDLKKVFAEKASADKKNNGPGANVIAGVFNENSSKRVYPNGDLAAGILGYVNAEGKGGGGLESSLDKKLAGKDGELTYAQSGGRRVPTAGSSEKPAVPGQDIELTIDRDIQWAAQSAITEQVAKSEADRGYVIVQDTRTGEVLAMANAPGFDPNDLSKASSAAMGNAALQDVYEPGSTAKVMSMAAVLEEKKAGPDTHVEVPNRLHRGDRLFKDDIDHPTWYLTLNGVLAKSSNIGTILATGQLGPTQAESNKVLYSYLGKFGIGQPTGLNYPGESRGILAKPEAWSTSQQYTIPFGQGLSLNAMQAASVYSTIANGGVRITPTLVRGTKGPDGRFTPAPAPAQHRVVSPETAKTLAEMLESVVDDQEGTGTKARIPGYRVGGKTGTSNRVDPTTGRYKGYTASFAGFAPADNPRITVYCAIQNPTKGSYFGGQICGPIYKKVMEFALKTLQVAPTGTAPAGLPVTYEPGAQPGTQPSPQPGQ from the coding sequence AGATGGGTATAAAGAGACAGCCATCCGGCTCGGCGCGCCCAAGCCCCGGCTGCGGCTGGTCAGCGTCGGGCTGACGCTCGTCATGCTCGCGTTCGTCGTACGGCTCCTGCAGGTCCAGGCCGTCGACGCGTCCGCGTACTCCGCCAAGGCCTCCGAGAACCGTTTCGCCAGCTACACCCTGGCCGCCGAGCGCGGGGAGATCACCGACCGCAAGGGCGTGGCGCTCGCCACCAGCGTGGACGCGTACGACATCACGGCCGACCCGCACATGTTCACCCCGCAGGAGAGCAAGGCCCCGGACGCCCCCGAGCAGGCGGCCGCCCTCCTCGCGCCGATCATCGGCAAGGACGCCAAGGAGCTCACCGAGCGCCTCAAGACGAAGAACACCCGCTACGTCGTCCTCGCCCGCCGCCAGACCCCGCAGGTCTGGAACCAGATCAAGGACCTCAAGAAGGTCTTCGCCGAGAAGGCGAGCGCCGACAAGAAGAACAACGGCCCCGGGGCCAACGTCATCGCGGGCGTGTTCAACGAGAACAGCAGCAAGCGCGTGTACCCCAACGGCGACCTCGCCGCCGGGATACTGGGTTACGTCAACGCCGAGGGCAAGGGGGGCGGCGGCCTGGAATCCTCCCTCGACAAGAAGCTGGCGGGCAAGGACGGCGAGCTCACCTACGCCCAGTCCGGCGGCCGCCGCGTGCCGACCGCCGGTTCCAGCGAGAAGCCCGCCGTGCCCGGCCAGGACATCGAACTGACCATCGACCGCGACATCCAGTGGGCCGCGCAGAGCGCCATCACCGAGCAGGTCGCCAAGTCGGAGGCCGACCGCGGCTACGTCATCGTCCAGGACACCCGCACCGGCGAGGTCCTCGCGATGGCCAACGCCCCCGGCTTCGACCCCAACGACCTGTCCAAGGCCAGTTCCGCCGCCATGGGCAACGCGGCCCTCCAGGACGTCTACGAGCCCGGCTCCACCGCCAAGGTGATGTCGATGGCCGCCGTGCTGGAGGAGAAGAAGGCCGGCCCCGACACCCACGTCGAGGTGCCCAACCGGCTGCACCGCGGGGACCGCCTCTTCAAGGACGACATCGACCACCCGACCTGGTACCTGACCCTCAACGGGGTCCTCGCCAAGTCCTCCAACATCGGCACGATCCTGGCCACCGGCCAGCTCGGTCCGACGCAGGCCGAGTCCAACAAGGTCCTGTACTCCTACCTGGGCAAGTTCGGCATCGGCCAGCCCACCGGCCTGAACTACCCGGGCGAGTCCCGCGGCATCCTCGCCAAGCCCGAGGCCTGGTCGACCTCCCAGCAGTACACGATCCCCTTCGGCCAGGGCCTGTCCCTCAACGCCATGCAGGCCGCGTCCGTGTACTCGACCATCGCCAACGGCGGCGTCCGGATCACGCCCACGCTGGTGCGCGGCACCAAGGGCCCCGACGGCCGGTTCACCCCGGCCCCGGCGCCCGCGCAGCACCGCGTGGTCAGCCCGGAGACCGCCAAGACCCTCGCGGAGATGCTGGAGTCGGTCGTCGACGACCAGGAGGGGACCGGCACCAAGGCCCGGATCCCCGGCTACCGCGTCGGCGGCAAGACCGGCACCTCCAACCGGGTGGATCCGACCACCGGCCGCTACAAGGGCTACACCGCCTCCTTCGCCGGCTTCGCGCCCGCGGACAACCCCCGCATCACGGTCTACTGCGCCATCCAGAACCCCACCAAGGGCAGTTACTTCGGTGGCCAGATCTGCGGACCCATCTACAAGAAGGTCATGGAGTTCGCCCTCAAGACCCTCCAGGTCGCCCCCACAGGAACCGCTCCCGCCGGACTCCCGGTCACCTACGAACCCGGCGCGCAGCCCGGCACCCAGCCGAGCCCGCAGCCCGGCCAGTGA